One stretch of Candidatus Binatia bacterium DNA includes these proteins:
- a CDS encoding CarD family transcriptional regulator gives MTFKVGEKVVYPAHGVGVIQSIQTKVIQGRERTFYMLRILDNDMTIMIPTDNVEAVGLRRVISKDMVSKVYQVLRDRRKKPVDQQTWNRRYREYTEKIKTGSVLEIAAVLRDLSVLKSDKELSFGERKMLDLARNLLVKELSIAKSHPEDKIKAELEEIFSQ, from the coding sequence ATGACGTTCAAGGTTGGCGAGAAGGTGGTTTACCCGGCTCACGGCGTGGGAGTCATTCAAAGCATTCAGACCAAGGTCATCCAGGGTCGGGAGCGCACCTTTTATATGCTTCGGATTCTGGACAACGACATGACCATCATGATTCCCACGGACAACGTCGAAGCCGTGGGCCTGCGCCGGGTAATCAGCAAAGACATGGTCAGTAAGGTCTACCAAGTTCTGCGGGACCGTAGGAAGAAACCCGTGGACCAGCAAACGTGGAATCGGCGTTACCGCGAGTACACGGAGAAAATTAAAACTGGGTCGGTGTTGGAAATCGCCGCAGTCTTGCGCGACCTGAGCGTCCTCAAGAGCGACAAGGAATTGTCCTTCGGCGAACGAAAAATGCTGGACTTGGCACGCAACCTTTTGGTGAAAGAGCTTTCCATCGCCAAGTCGCACCCGGAGGACAAGATCAAGGCAGAGCTCGAAGAGATTTTCTCTCAGTAA